A genomic window from Polyangiaceae bacterium includes:
- a CDS encoding RMD1 family protein, which yields MTPSAVDSVAVRAECIAERVDLRALQGTRLSSDAVELALEGGARAIVFRYGCFVTFGCDDAERTRVRSALESHLSGPLEAPEREDALLQIRPGQPEGVNREGICVERVDALRAEIVASVLSQSVALARYETIVTQAFRQVEPLATKLRTGKGLHRSSELVEQLGASLLVEHAMVGLIAVDEKPEVLWEHPELERLHEQLSEEYELRDRHRAVQRKLELIRRTAQTLLDLTQARRSLHVEWYILAVIVIEMGMMAYEISVHMR from the coding sequence ATGACGCCATCGGCCGTCGACAGCGTTGCCGTTCGCGCGGAGTGCATTGCCGAGCGCGTCGATCTGCGCGCGCTGCAGGGCACGCGGCTGTCTTCCGACGCCGTGGAACTCGCCCTCGAGGGCGGTGCGCGCGCGATCGTCTTTCGCTATGGCTGCTTCGTGACGTTCGGTTGCGACGACGCCGAACGCACGCGAGTGCGCAGCGCGTTGGAATCACACTTGTCTGGCCCGCTCGAAGCCCCCGAGCGTGAAGACGCCCTGCTTCAGATCCGCCCGGGTCAGCCCGAGGGCGTGAATCGTGAGGGCATCTGCGTGGAACGCGTAGACGCCCTCCGCGCCGAAATCGTGGCGAGCGTGCTCTCGCAGAGCGTTGCCCTCGCGCGCTACGAGACGATCGTGACGCAGGCCTTCCGGCAGGTGGAGCCCCTGGCCACCAAGCTTCGCACCGGCAAGGGCCTGCACCGCTCATCGGAGCTGGTGGAGCAACTCGGCGCGTCCCTTTTGGTCGAGCACGCGATGGTGGGCCTGATCGCCGTGGACGAAAAGCCCGAGGTGCTCTGGGAGCACCCGGAGCTCGAGCGCCTGCACGAGCAGCTGAGCGAGGAATACGAACTTCGCGACCGGCACCGAGCCGTGCAACGGAAGTTGGAGCTCATCCGTCGCACTGCGCAGACGCTGCTCGACCTGACTCAGGCCAGGCGTAGCTTGCACGTGGAGTGGTACATCCTCGCCGTGATCGTGATCGAGATGGGCATGATGGCGTACGAAATCAGCGTCCACATGCGCTGA
- a CDS encoding DUF2202 domain-containing protein: MTRNALIGGALAGLLGALVLTGCGSDSGSDPGTGGMAGVAGTAGTAGTAGAAGSAGAAGAGSGGQTGSGGSVATSSLEDDLTFLREEEKLARDVYLTLYDQWQLMPHKNIASSEQTHTDRVKDMLASFGFADPVKDDTVGVFVNTDLAKLYTDLTQAGKQSEVESLKVGATIEDLDIRDIEVMKARTSDANVLAMYDALQCGSRNHLRSFNSQLVSKGASYSPQYISQAEFDAIVGSANEKCN, from the coding sequence ATGACCCGAAATGCTTTGATTGGTGGCGCTTTGGCAGGTCTGTTGGGAGCGTTGGTGCTCACTGGATGCGGCAGCGATAGCGGTAGTGACCCTGGGACCGGCGGAATGGCCGGCGTCGCCGGTACCGCCGGTACCGCCGGTACCGCAGGAGCCGCTGGCAGCGCAGGCGCGGCTGGAGCCGGCAGCGGTGGCCAAACGGGCAGCGGCGGCAGCGTCGCCACCAGCTCTCTCGAGGACGACCTGACGTTCTTGCGCGAAGAAGAGAAGCTCGCGCGCGACGTGTACCTCACCCTCTACGATCAGTGGCAGCTCATGCCTCACAAGAACATCGCCTCGTCCGAGCAAACGCACACGGATCGCGTGAAGGACATGCTGGCGTCCTTTGGCTTCGCAGACCCGGTCAAGGACGACACGGTGGGCGTGTTCGTGAATACCGACCTGGCCAAGCTCTATACCGACCTGACGCAGGCTGGGAAGCAGTCCGAGGTCGAATCCTTGAAGGTGGGAGCCACCATCGAAGACCTGGACATCCGCGACATCGAGGTCATGAAGGCACGCACGAGCGACGCGAACGTGCTGGCCATGTACGACGCCCTGCAGTGTGGCTCGCGCAATCACTTGCGCAGCTTCAATTCGCAATTGGTGTCGAAGGGAGCGAGCTACTCGCCGCAGTACATCTCGCAAGCGGAGTTCGACGCCATCGTCGGCAGCGCCAACGAGAAGTGCAACTAA
- a CDS encoding OsmC family protein — translation MTDVVAQFDLDVEQVSGYEFRVRFDKEQYAELMLDEPAPLGRDVAPNAARILAAAVANCLSASLVFCLSRKKIQLEDIKTRVHVELVRNEKRRLRIGKIAVTLHPKIAAELSEFQECLGVFEDFCVVTQSVREGLKVDVQVQPV, via the coding sequence ATGACCGACGTCGTTGCCCAGTTCGATCTCGATGTGGAGCAGGTGAGTGGCTACGAGTTTCGCGTTCGTTTCGACAAAGAGCAGTACGCAGAGCTGATGCTCGACGAGCCCGCGCCCCTGGGTCGGGACGTCGCGCCCAACGCCGCTCGCATCCTCGCGGCGGCGGTAGCCAACTGCCTTTCGGCCAGCCTCGTCTTTTGCCTTTCGCGCAAAAAGATCCAGTTGGAGGACATCAAGACTCGGGTGCACGTCGAGCTCGTGCGCAACGAGAAGCGGCGTTTACGCATCGGCAAGATCGCGGTCACGCTCCATCCCAAGATCGCCGCGGAGCTGTCCGAGTTCCAGGAATGCCTGGGCGTGTTCGAAGACTTTTGCGTCGTCACCCAAAGCGTGCGCGAGGGCCTGAAGGTCGACGTTCAGGTGCAACCCGTCTGA
- a CDS encoding metallophosphoesterase family protein, which translates to MAGHTYAIGDIHGELGHLMTLMSRLPRLDADDTLVFLGDYIDRGPNSREVVSYLRRLPRMVRAKVVTLRGNHEDAWLHVRKERWPTFVRPPSHGCYAAYCSFKCRPHPETGACATMEEQHEFESGLFFPPEIVEWMEGLPYWYEDEHALYVHAGLPKAPDGTFAHPRDLPHPPTAVLWLRDQDFFRNYRGKRVVFGHTRTEFLPAELSGYTPDDPKDLWSYENVVGIDTACGNGGFLTAVQLPELLVYESR; encoded by the coding sequence ATGGCTGGGCACACTTACGCCATCGGAGACATTCACGGTGAGCTGGGTCACTTGATGACCCTCATGTCTCGCCTGCCACGCCTCGACGCCGACGACACCCTGGTGTTCCTGGGCGACTACATCGACCGCGGCCCGAACTCTCGCGAAGTCGTCAGCTATTTGCGCCGCTTGCCCCGTATGGTGCGCGCGAAAGTGGTGACCCTTCGAGGCAACCACGAAGATGCTTGGCTCCACGTACGTAAGGAGCGCTGGCCCACCTTCGTGCGTCCTCCGTCCCACGGTTGCTACGCGGCGTATTGCTCCTTCAAGTGCCGACCCCACCCGGAAACGGGCGCCTGCGCGACGATGGAAGAGCAGCACGAGTTCGAGAGCGGCCTGTTCTTTCCGCCAGAGATCGTGGAATGGATGGAGGGTCTGCCCTACTGGTACGAGGACGAGCACGCTCTCTACGTGCATGCCGGCCTGCCGAAAGCACCGGACGGCACCTTCGCTCATCCAAGAGACCTACCGCACCCGCCGACGGCCGTACTGTGGTTGCGCGACCAGGACTTTTTCCGCAACTACCGTGGCAAGCGCGTGGTGTTTGGCCACACTCGCACCGAGTTCCTGCCCGCGGAGTTATCGGGCTACACCCCAGACGATCCGAAAGACCTGTGGTCCTATGAGAACGTGGTCGGCATCGACACAGCCTGTGGCAACGGCGGCTTCTTGACCGCGGTGCAGCTACCCGAGCTCTTGGTCTACGAGTCGCGCTGA